From Vitis vinifera cultivar Pinot Noir 40024 chromosome 5, ASM3070453v1, the proteins below share one genomic window:
- the LOC100252810 gene encoding late embryogenesis abundant protein D-29 yields the protein MASFSSRKPCESSSRRVMALVLVVMVVVVLTRGCSCSHVTEEVKGQVEKAQEKAAEAEEEAKEASESWAEWAKDKISQNLRLKQEKQASDSATETADKSQDTAEEAASGAGQYSAEKADEAKKVLKEKTEETKGAASQKACEAKEKAAEAKETASQKVGEAKEKAGGVTEKAAEAKEKVAEKAREVKEKAAQKAEEAKEKAYHKTEEAKEAAKEKGAKAEESVSWAKEKAKESFDAGKAKAGETLEKAKERIEAAKENIGGRGGDEEL from the exons ATGGCTTCCTTCAGCTCACGGAAACCTTGTGAGTCCTCCTCCAGACGGGTGATGGCCCTTGTTCTGGTGGTGATGGTTGTAGTGGTGCTTACCAGGGGCTGCAGTTGCTCCCATGTTACAGAGGAGGTCAAGGGCCAGGTGGAGAAGGCTCAGGAGAAGGCGGCAGAGGCAGAGGAGGAGGCCAAAGAAGCCTCAGAGTCGTGGGCGGAGTGGGCTAAAGACAAAATCTCACAAAACTTGAGACTCAAGCAAGAAAAGCAAGCATCTGATTCCGCAACAGAGACTGCCGACAAAAGCCAAGACACTGCTGAGGAAGCCGCTTCTG GAGCTGGGCAATACAGTGCAGAGAAGGCAGATGAGGCGAAGAAGGTATTGAAAGAGAAGACCGAAGAGACCAAGGGAGCAGCTTCCCAGAAGGCGTGTGAAGCAAAGGAGAAGGCTGCAGAGGCCAAGGAAACTGCCTCCCAGAAAGTGGGCGAAGCAAAGGAGAAGGCGGGTGGCGTGACAGAGAAGGCGGCAGAGGCAAAAGAGAAGGTAGCGGAGAAGGCTAGGGAGGTAAAAGAGAAGGCGGCTCAGAAGGCGGAGGAGGCAAAGGAGAAGGCGTATCACAAGACAGAAGAAGCCAAGGAAGCAGCCAAGGAGAAGGGAGCAAAGGCCGAGGAGAGTGTGAGCTGGGCTAAGGAGAAAGCGAAGGAGAGTTTCGATGCAGGCAAAGCCAAAGCAGGGGAGACGCTGGAGAAAGCCAAGGAGAGAATTGAAGCTGCTAAAGAAAATATAGGAGGGCGAGGTGGAGACGAGGAGCTTTGA